The sequence GAGACACTCGAGGTGAATACGGTCCCAACTGGGTAACGGGATGGTTGTTGTACAGCGTTTTCCGCTCACGAGATATTCGCAATAATCGCAATCGAAGGAAAAACGATGACAATGGCTCCGGAAATAATTCAGGTGATACACCCCATATTGCACTTTAGATCATCACTTCTGAATTGACATCTGACTCCGCCCATCAGGTCAAGGCCAATCGAAAGGGACAAAAGGTGCCACCACAGGAACCGAAACCCAAACAAGGACCACGGGATATTACGATCCTGTACGGAATGGCGCCCGCTGAGCGTTTGCCTATGCATATCTTGAGCATGCGGCCCTGGCCATGAGATATGGTGATTTTGCTGAAAAAGACGTCACCACGAACGGCGCAGCCATGGTGTTTGAATTTCACGGATATTGACCTTGTTTTTGAGCTTCCAGGGGGGcttgctttttctttgtcCTTTCATTAAATCCGTTTCGATATGCCACAATTTCGCCGACCTCAGATTTATTTTGCTTGCTTTGTTTTTCATGTTCAgactaaaaaaaaaagaacagaaagtacggagtatcctGTTTGATATCCGATCTTACACAAGTTTTAAGTCCCAATAGCTGTTTTTGAATAGGTATCAATTAACTCCCTGGAGCTTGATACGACACCCTGCTGCATGGGAAAATGCGTGCCGTTCGACCGATGAGCACTCTCGTCTTGTAACCGTCCAGAGCACAAATGCTTTCCCGAAAAATCACATCGGATCAACATTGTAAAAGCCTCACGGGATGGCCGTTCGCCTCCAGATAATGTCCGCTCCAGTCAAGAATCGCCACTTCATCGGCAAAGCTCAGCTTCCTGTGCGATTCTTCGGAAAGCCAATGAGGCATCAGCCACAAAGAGAGCCTGAGCTGCTTTTTCTATGGAGGCGAATGGCGAGCTTCTCGTAGCGTTAACGGCCAGTGCGCCAAGGTGTTGAGGCATCCATCAAACCGCGTCAAAGTCAATTTTTTACGGAGATATCAACCTTTCAAATTTGGTTCTTGTTATGTCTTGTGAGAAATAGAACACACGTTGCGTGGAAGCATGCGCCCAGGACATGTAGTGGTGAATGTTGGTTTGATTCCCTGGTAGATCAATGGCTTGATGGCTTAGGGAACATTGTCGTCGACATCAAGGGCGAGATGTGGGACCGGGCTGATGTTTGCACTGTTTGTCAAGTAACCAAACTCCCTCTGCGGGTACACTGCGGACCGACTGCAATAATTTGTAAGGACCTGaaattactccgtactcatGGATGACGATATTTCGAATTCTTTATGGCCATGTTGGCAAACACTTCGAGATCGGTAGGATATAGGGTCTGTTGGTTGCTATCTAACATAACAATGCATTTGACAAATACCAAAACCCCGCTGGCAATCGCATATAAAGCAAAGTTTCCAACCCATACAATGAACAGCGTTGAAAGAACGTAATTCAACACTGTAAGCTGCCTATTCAAGGCAGACTGCCTTCATATCATAGATCATAAGCCACTCATAAACCAAAACTCGAAAAGAGAATTAAGAAGAATGTAAAGAAATAATATAAACGCAATCCAATGCAGTGTCCGTGAAATTTAGCTCGGCGAGGAGACAGTGATACTAAATTCTATGAAAGCGTTAAGTCATCAATCGTTCAGTCATGATCGTGGCCAGGCGTTATTCGAGACAGTCCTGTAAAACCCGTCTAGTAATAATAAGATCAggtggaaaaaaagaagacagaGTCGTGATCATcatctcaaaaatcagaaacATCGTCTCGTTTTTCGTGTCGTTAGCCGCTCCTCTCGTCGGTTTTTACCTCCCTAGCCATCGATATCGCGTCGGGATAGGGAAAAGGCAAGAGTCAGAGTGTACGAGGATCGAAGGGAAGAGCTCTGGTTGGTACAGAGCCCTGGCGATCTGCGCCAATCCGATCCGCTTCACAGCTTTGTGGACTACTTCCCCCACTTCGGCTTCCATCACTCATTGACGAGTCTGCGTCGCTATAGCGAGTCCTTCGACCTGTGCCAATGGCAACTGGAATCCCCTGTACGATCCCTCCGTGATCGTGTCCGGCAGGGTACATTCCATCGTTGACGGAGAAGTTGCGACAGATAAGGTATGCCCGCATGGCCGCGTTCTCACGCGCAAGCATCTCTGTCTCGCAGAAAGTGTCGGTCTGGTATTCGCGATTATTGACGCGAACTACACACGTGAACCCTGAGGTACCACCATAGGGTTCGTAAAGGGGTTCCGGCCAGCGGCGACGACGGCAGAGGCCTGTGGTTAGAAAAAGCAAACAACGTTATTGGCTGCGCAACGTCATAGATCCACGGGTAGGGCGGCCCCAGAAAGAACCATAAATATCCAGGATAAAGCGAGTTTGGTGCATTATTATCAAAGCTCAAGGATCAACCCTCGAGGCATAACACATTTGCAAGCttttttgaaattgataGCACATAAACTAACTGGGGAACCGCGTTCAGCGTTGTGAGATCACATAATTGCATGGGATGGGTAACAATTCGCCAAATTGGGTCTTGGTACAATCTCAAATTGAGCCGGATGAATTGATAGCCAACAGAAGAATGGCAAGCAGGCAAACTACTCCAACGGGGCAAGGACTCGAAGATAGGGCAACATACTCGCCAGGTAGAGGATGTAGTACATCTTGGTCGAGAGAATCTTCTGATCCGTCGGATCTTTTAGGCACACTGTCTTGTCGTTGATACCCGATGATCGTCTTCAGCCTCGTCTTGCAAAGGTACCCAACGGGAAGTAAAGAGGCTT is a genomic window of Coccidioides posadasii str. Silveira chromosome 3, complete sequence containing:
- a CDS encoding uncharacterized protein (EggNog:ENOG410PXG3~COG:S~BUSCO:16051at33183), whose product is MYYILYLASLCRRRRWPEPLYEPYGGTSGFTCVVRVNNREYQTDTFCETEMLARENAAMRAYLICRNFSVNDGMYPAGHDHGGIVQGIPVAIGTGRRTRYSDADSSMSDGSRSGGSSPQSCEADRIGADRQGSVPTRALPFDPRTL